One genomic region from Candidatus Eisenbacteria bacterium encodes:
- a CDS encoding aminotransferase class V-fold PLP-dependent enzyme, whose protein sequence is LHAEPGEVSIHPNTTMAQAVALSALDFTPPRNRLVCTDQDFPSMLYLYEGLTRRGVDVVRIPARDRHAIEEQDVLAAIDERTAVVAVSQVLFRNSQVLDVAPIVRRAHDVGALVMLDAYQAIGVVPVDVGSIGVDLLAGGTIKWLCGGPGVGYLYASPRLELRPALTGWMAHERPFDFDKGAMRWSEGSRRFQTGTPSIPSVLAAQPGAEIVAEIGVERIREKSLRLTERMIGWADEMGFALGSPREPARRGGTVVLDVPHAERVCQALLKADVMLDFRPGVGIRLAPHFYTREDEVDLVLKMVRDEVERVLCA, encoded by the coding sequence CTCCACGCCGAGCCCGGCGAGGTCTCGATCCATCCCAATACCACGATGGCTCAGGCGGTCGCGCTCTCGGCGCTCGACTTCACGCCGCCGCGGAATCGGCTGGTGTGCACGGACCAAGACTTCCCGTCGATGCTCTATCTCTACGAAGGGCTGACTCGGCGCGGCGTCGACGTGGTTCGCATCCCGGCGCGGGACCGTCATGCGATCGAGGAGCAGGATGTCCTTGCGGCCATCGACGAGCGGACCGCGGTGGTCGCGGTATCGCAGGTCCTGTTCCGCAACAGCCAGGTGCTGGATGTCGCACCCATCGTGCGGCGAGCTCACGACGTGGGGGCGTTGGTGATGCTCGACGCCTACCAGGCGATCGGCGTGGTCCCGGTCGACGTCGGCTCGATCGGCGTGGATCTGCTGGCGGGGGGCACCATCAAGTGGCTGTGCGGGGGCCCCGGCGTCGGCTATCTGTACGCGAGCCCGCGGCTGGAGCTACGCCCGGCCCTCACCGGATGGATGGCGCACGAGCGGCCTTTCGACTTCGACAAAGGCGCGATGCGCTGGAGCGAAGGGTCACGCCGGTTCCAGACCGGCACGCCGTCGATTCCTTCGGTGCTCGCGGCGCAGCCCGGCGCCGAGATCGTGGCCGAGATCGGAGTCGAGAGAATTCGCGAGAAGTCGTTGCGGCTCACCGAGCGCATGATTGGCTGGGCCGACGAGATGGGCTTTGCCCTGGGGTCGCCGCGCGAGCCTGCGCGGCGCGGCGGCACCGTGGTGCTCGACGTGCCCCACGCCGAACGCGTATGCCAGGCGCTGCTGAAGGCCGACGTCATGCTCGACTTCCGGCCTGGGGTCGGGATCCGGCTGGCGCCGCACTTCTACACACGGGAAGACGAAGTCGACCTGGTCCTGAAGATGGTGCGCGACGAGGTCGAGCG